CGTACGGGTGGCGTGGATATCGGTGCCAGTGCAGATAACCGTGTGCTGACGGTTCCTTTTGACAACGATGCTTGGATTCGTTACAAATCTCAATCTATGAATCGTGCGGATACCAGCTATGAAATGACGACAATATTCAATAACTCGACACGGAGCGGTCTTGTGCTCGGGTCTGTAACCCATGATACGTGGAAGACCGGGATCGACTGGAAAGGCTCTTCTAATCGGTTGAATGAGCTAGTGGTTTATGGCGGCGCAGCCAGCGATGTTACACGGGATACCCAGCCTCATGGCATTCTTACTAGTACGGAATTGTCTTCACCGACGATTATGGTAGGAGCATTCAGTGATTACCGCACAGGACTTGAGGAATACGGAAAAGCCAATGCGATCATCACGCCTCCACTGGAGCTGAATCCGGAGCTGCCTCAAGGTGTGCCGGTTGGCTTTAACAGCTGGGGAGCGTATGAAAGCTCGCTTTCATACCAAGATGTCGTGGATGTCTCCAATTACTATAAGGAGCACCTGAACAATTTCAACAACAACGGCAATGTATTTATCAATATGGATTCCTATTGGGATAATTTGAATGATGAGCAGCTTGCTGACGCTGTATCAGTAATTAAGGGCAATGGTCAACATGCAGGTATCTATTGGGCTCCATTTGTATATTGGGGCAACAATATGAGCCAGCCGGTAGAGGGCACCGACAATAAGTATACGTACGGTGATATTGTCCTAAAAGATGCCGCGGGTACCCCGCTGCCTACGCTGGATGGGGCTTTTCCTTTGGATGTGACTCATCCAGGTGCTAAGCAGCGCATGAATTATTTCTTGGACAAATTTAAGAATCTGGGCTTCACCTTCATCAAATTGGATTTCTTGACTCACGGCTCGCTTGAGGGACAACATATCGATCCAACCGTAACAACAGGAATTCAAGCTTATAATGAAGGAATGCGTTATGTGAAAGAGCGTTTGGACGGAAAAATGTTCATTAGCGCATCTATTGCGCCAATCTTTCCAAGCCAATATGCACACAGCAGACGCATTTCCTGCGACACCTACGGCAAGATCAATGAAACGGAATACATGCTGAATTCGTTAACGTATGGCTTCTGGCAAAATGGCACGATCTACACCTATACGGATCCCGATCATTTGGCATTGGCCCGAGCTTCCAGCTTGACTGAAGCTCGTAGCCGCATGAACTCTGCCGTCATCGCCGGTACAGTGCTTTTCGGTTCTGATGATGTTAACGATCCAAAGGCACAGGAGTATATGACTGCCTTGTTTAACAACAAGGAGGTTCTCGAATTAGCGTTAAAAGGAAAAGTGTTCAAGCCACTTGAAGGAAATACGAATGCGAATGCAGCCGATACTTTTGTTATGAAGGACGGCAACGATTATTATCTGGCTGTATTCAACTACAGCGCCAATGCCTCGGCAGACAAAACAGTGAATCTTAGTCGCGCCGGGCTGGATGTAGCGGAATCGTACACGATGCAAGACTTATGGACCGGAGAGGTTTCGACTATCTCAGGAACACTCGCATTGTCCTTGCAGGCGACTGAATCGAAATTGGTTAAATTGACAGCTGTGCCTAAGAAAGTAACAGGTGTAACACTAGATAAGGCAGAGCTTACGTTGACCGCTGGTGATACCGGAAAGTTGACGGCTACCCTGTCTCCGGAGGAGGCGGCGAATAAAGCGGTAAGCTGGACTTCGAGCGATACGTCTGTAGCCACTGTAGTCTACGGAACGGTAACAGCTGTAGACGCTGGAAAAACCACAATTACTGTGGAAACAGTAGACGGTGGATTCAAAGCTACGGTAGAGGTTACAGTCAAAGCAGCCTCTACAGGAGAACCGGGAAATCCTGAAGTTCCTGCGAATCCGGGTAACAACAGCGGTACCCCTGGCAGCAATACAGGTCCCAATAATGCCGCAGGAACCTTACTCCTCACGCCGGAGATGCTGAAAGTGGATGGTGCGTCTGGTGAAGTGGTCGTGGAAATTAAGGGAGACATACAGCAAATACAATTATCCCCTGATGTAGTTCGCCAGTTGGCGAATCACACGCTGGTTCTGAAGTCCGGTAAGTTCTCTATGAAGGTGCCTGCGGATCTGCTCCGACAGCTGCAGAATAAGCTACCGGAAGGCCAGCGGGATGATAGCACGATAACCCTGAAATTAGTACCACAGAGCAGCACGGTTAATGAGATCATTGCTGCTGCGGAGGGAACTACTCACGCAAATGTTAAACTCATGGGGGATATTTATGAGTTCAGTCTGTCGGTGACTACGAAAACTGGCACAACAGAAACGCTCTCTACGTTCGATCAGCCCATTACGCTAAGCCTGACAGTGGGAGAAGGTTTTGATTCCAAACGTGGAGGCATCTACTATATTGCGGATAACGGCAAGCTGGAATATGTCCCTGCGACTTATGCTGGTGGTGTATTGACCGCACAAGTTAACCACTTCAGTAAATATGCTGTGTTGGAGCTCAAACGGACCTTTGTTGATGTGCCAGCCAATCACTGGGCTAGTCCTGCAATCCAAGAGCTGGCAGCGAAGCTGTTTGTTCAAGGTACTAGCAAAGACAAGTTTGAACCAAATCGGGCAATTACACGTGCCGAGTTCACCTCTATGCTCGTTCATTCCCTTGGGTTGACCACAAGGGGAGCTGTCAGCTTTGCTGATGTGGCACCGTCTGCTTGGTATGCGGATTCCATTTCTATCGCTTACAAGGCGGGCATCGTGAGCGGCAGAAGTGCGACTAAGTTCGAGCCAGCAGCACAGATTACCCGTGAAGAAATCACGGTAATGTTAATGAAAGCTTATGAACTGAAGAATGGCAAAGTAACCATTGCTTCGGCTGACGTGGCGTTCTCCGATATGAAGCAGGTCTCCTCTTGGGCAGCTGCTTCTGTAAAGGGAGCAGCCAGCCTAGGACTAGTTCAAGGACAAAGTCAGGGTCTGTTTGCACCAAAAGGGATCGCTTCGAGAGCAGAAGCGACCCAAGTGATTTATAACTTGATTATGAAGTAGTGCTAATTAAGGCTGTCTCAAAAGTGGTGGATGCTACTTTTGAGACAGCCTCTTTAGTTTTGATTCGCACCTGAGGAACATCTAAGTTGGGACTAGAAGGCGTGATCCATCGTTGCCCAGGTAGCATGAAGAAGCGCTTCTCTGATAACAGAGAAGCGCTCTATTAATTTGGTGATTAGAATCATGCTGTCGATTGCAACTTTCGGACCGTATTGCAGCTATTTCGGATATTTAGCTTGTTTTACTATGACTTCGGACTGTATGGCTCTTATCTCCATACAAATGCACAGTTTTGGAGTGCAAATGAGCGGATAGTTGCCTCTGAGTCCGATAGCCCGGCGAAATGCCCTAAATTATCGAAATAAGAGCTCCTCGGTCCGAAACAGATGGGACATGTTCGATGTTGTTAAAGCTTCATCCGATCTCAGCATGCTTCCCTTACACTTCTTTTTGTGGCAAGCGAATTTGCACAGTGGTACCTATTCCAAGCCTGCTAAACACCGTAATACCGTAGTTCTCACCAAATCTCAGCTTTATTCGCCGGTCTACGTTTGAAATCCCATAACCTCGTCCGGGTTTATCCTCAAGCAAAGCGTGAAGTGTCTCACGACTCATCCCCATGCCATCATCAATCACGGATAGAAGAATATCACTATCTTCTATTACTCCCTTGATATGGATATTTAGCGGGCTTTCCTGATTCCACACCGCATGAAGCACCGCATTTTCTACAAAGGGCTGCAAGGCTAGCTTGACTGTAGAGTAAGGTAAGATCGCTTCATCCACATTGTAGGTGATGTTCAGTTGCCCTTTGAAGCGGATGAGCTGAATAGCATTGTAGCTTTGCGTCAGCTTCAATTCCTCATTAATGGTCAAAATGCTCTTCCCTTTATTCAGGGAAATTCGATAAAACTTGGCGAGATGAAGCACCAAATCCTGAATACGAGTATCTTGATGCCTTAGGGCGAGAGTAGAGATAGAGCCTAGTGTATTGTACAGAAAATGGGGGTTAATCTGGGCTTGAAGCAGGTCAAGCTCTGCCTCCTTATTCTGGAGCTCCTTCTGATACACTTCGGTAATTAGACTTTTTAAGCGTGTGGTCATTTGTTTGAAGGCGAAATGAAGCTGACCAATCTCATCATTGCCCAAATATTCATCATTCGTAGGATTGAAATCACCGCGTTCAAGTCGCCGAATCATCCGGATTAACGTTCGAATACGCTTGCTGAACAGCGAAGCAGTTATATAAATAAGCAATAGTGCTACGCCTATAAAGGCCAGAGAAATTTTGATAATGAGCTCGGACAGTGATTTAGCATCCTGAATGATACTGTCATAAGGGAATATAGAGACGGTTTTCCATCCATTTTTGAGCGTGTTATAGACGGCGAATGCCTTTACCCCTTTGTATGTAGTATCAAATCTACCAGAAGGTAATTCCTCAAAGTTCTGATTAAGCAATTCTGGCAGACTTGTATTTAATAATTGTTTGTCGGCGGCTGATAAAATTAGGCCCTTGTCATTAATAATAAAACTATCTTTCCCACCCGTCTCTTTCTCCATTAAAGAATAGATCGCCGATTCGGAAATTTCGAAGACCAGAATGCCGTAGGGATATTGGTTGCGATTATTGTTGAGTAACCTAGCCAGTGTAAACATTGCGGGACTATCCTGTGATTGCGGTGAGGTCAGATGAATAATGTTTCCGTGAGACTGCTGCAACTGCTTGTACAGCTCTGTCTCTTTCACTTCGGGTGTAACCGGCTTGATATAGTAATTATCTTTGGGCAGTGATGGATTGTCGGAATACATGAAAACGCTATCAAAATCTGGATAAGCAGCCATAACCGTATCTATACGATTGCCAATATATTGATAGACGTCCAGATAAGATGGATCATCCTGGTATTCGCTTGTGAGATAAGTGGCCAGTCTATTATCCAAGTAAATAGAAGCGGAAATATGCTCATAGCTGTCCAGCTTGTTCTCCAGGTTCTTGTTGATC
This window of the Paenibacillus sp. FSL R10-2734 genome carries:
- a CDS encoding S-layer homology domain-containing protein, yielding MFGKAMKRGFLFFVIICLVMGSGGQFASRVYADDTVNTYEAEADGNALSGNASISDHPAASGGKKVGGMYQGSALQFNNVTVSEAGNYKITVYYISGDSRPFNISANGGDKQFEEPPKTVDWDTVGTYDVRLPLNAGANNILIDDNNWYSPDIDKIVIRGLDDDDSGEGEGSDWKKNLHGAVIEAEAPENIITGNAKIADSSVGSGGKIVKDMNKNSTLQFTNVTVPAAGTYLIRISYISGDPRPVYMQVNAGPDELIDLPKTASWDTVATYDVEASLQEGLNTITFSDHDWYSPDFDRIEVIPYTISYEAESSINNLTGEARVGDSPNASGGQKVGYLNGGSSITFNKITAPMTGDYRITVAYLSGDPRSFYVSANGGTEQYYELPKTPDWDTVGTYDLTLPLNEGENTIKFSDGNWYAPDLDRIIIEPAMGTDPNPPVEEDGDLGTPGASNNYGAITVTKYTYGTLVSNGQYEVAYNTKSGYASYKWTDGQKLQGIYSSIKLGDTLIETSSYENHASAGAPVEIQDGFGTGVELTFVHTSAGQPTLKQVYKFYDDQKYFLTRLDAVSDTALQTNYMSPITVKRTGGVDIGASADNRVLTVPFDNDAWIRYKSQSMNRADTSYEMTTIFNNSTRSGLVLGSVTHDTWKTGIDWKGSSNRLNELVVYGGAASDVTRDTQPHGILTSTELSSPTIMVGAFSDYRTGLEEYGKANAIITPPLELNPELPQGVPVGFNSWGAYESSLSYQDVVDVSNYYKEHLNNFNNNGNVFINMDSYWDNLNDEQLADAVSVIKGNGQHAGIYWAPFVYWGNNMSQPVEGTDNKYTYGDIVLKDAAGTPLPTLDGAFPLDVTHPGAKQRMNYFLDKFKNLGFTFIKLDFLTHGSLEGQHIDPTVTTGIQAYNEGMRYVKERLDGKMFISASIAPIFPSQYAHSRRISCDTYGKINETEYMLNSLTYGFWQNGTIYTYTDPDHLALARASSLTEARSRMNSAVIAGTVLFGSDDVNDPKAQEYMTALFNNKEVLELALKGKVFKPLEGNTNANAADTFVMKDGNDYYLAVFNYSANASADKTVNLSRAGLDVAESYTMQDLWTGEVSTISGTLALSLQATESKLVKLTAVPKKVTGVTLDKAELTLTAGDTGKLTATLSPEEAANKAVSWTSSDTSVATVVYGTVTAVDAGKTTITVETVDGGFKATVEVTVKAASTGEPGNPEVPANPGNNSGTPGSNTGPNNAAGTLLLTPEMLKVDGASGEVVVEIKGDIQQIQLSPDVVRQLANHTLVLKSGKFSMKVPADLLRQLQNKLPEGQRDDSTITLKLVPQSSTVNEIIAAAEGTTHANVKLMGDIYEFSLSVTTKTGTTETLSTFDQPITLSLTVGEGFDSKRGGIYYIADNGKLEYVPATYAGGVLTAQVNHFSKYAVLELKRTFVDVPANHWASPAIQELAAKLFVQGTSKDKFEPNRAITRAEFTSMLVHSLGLTTRGAVSFADVAPSAWYADSISIAYKAGIVSGRSATKFEPAAQITREEITVMLMKAYELKNGKVTIASADVAFSDMKQVSSWAAASVKGAASLGLVQGQSQGLFAPKGIASRAEATQVIYNLIMK
- a CDS encoding sensor histidine kinase — its product is MRHFYKKYIYMPFIDLSFRSKLFLVFVLVTIIPMMLFVYFSFELTKSKLTDQIYINMMNSTAQINKNLENKLDSYEHISASIYLDNRLATYLTSEYQDDPSYLDVYQYIGNRIDTVMAAYPDFDSVFMYSDNPSLPKDNYYIKPVTPEVKETELYKQLQQSHGNIIHLTSPQSQDSPAMFTLARLLNNNRNQYPYGILVFEISESAIYSLMEKETGGKDSFIINDKGLILSAADKQLLNTSLPELLNQNFEELPSGRFDTTYKGVKAFAVYNTLKNGWKTVSIFPYDSIIQDAKSLSELIIKISLAFIGVALLLIYITASLFSKRIRTLIRMIRRLERGDFNPTNDEYLGNDEIGQLHFAFKQMTTRLKSLITEVYQKELQNKEAELDLLQAQINPHFLYNTLGSISTLALRHQDTRIQDLVLHLAKFYRISLNKGKSILTINEELKLTQSYNAIQLIRFKGQLNITYNVDEAILPYSTVKLALQPFVENAVLHAVWNQESPLNIHIKGVIEDSDILLSVIDDGMGMSRETLHALLEDKPGRGYGISNVDRRIKLRFGENYGITVFSRLGIGTTVQIRLPQKEV